GGGTGTTCAACCCTTCAGAGGTGGTATCGGAGCAGATCCAGGCCAGCGCCAATGTCGTGCTCTACAGCACCGAGTGGTGTGGCTACTGCAAACTGAGCCGGCGCTTTCTCGACCAGAAGGGCATTCCCTACAAGGAATTCGACATCGAGAAGGACGCCCAGGCGCGCAAGGCCTATGAGGCGCTGGGGGGCGGCGGCATTCCGTTCATCGAGGTGAACGGCACGCTGATTCGCGGGTATGACCCGGATGCGATCATGGCGGCGTTGAAATAACGCTGTTGGATGCTGGCTAGTACCTGTGGGAGCGGGCTTGCTCGCGAAGGCGGTGTGTCAGGCAATATCAATGTCGCCTGACACACCGCTTTCGCGAGCAAGCCCGCTCCCACAATTGTTTATCAGCGTTTTTCGATACGGAAGCCAAACCGCGGAAAGTGCACATGCACCACCCCGGCGCGTTCGTCCTCGCGGCGCAGGATCAGCTCTTCGCGCCCGGCAAACAGCAGCTCCCCGGCCACCGGGTCAACGCCGTAGTCAGTCGCGGCGATGATCACCTGCTGCCCCGCTGCAAACCCGTTCGGTTCCTCGAATGACTCATCCGGCAACTCGGCCGGCGCGGTATTGCGCGCCACGTCCAGCGCTTGCTCGGAGGTCATTTCGCTGGGCGCGCCGTGGCCGAAGCCCAGTACTCGCGCATGCCATGCGGCCACCGCCGGGTAGGTATCGACCAACGGCGCCGTCACGGGCGTAGCCTTGAGGAACCACAGGCAATGGGCCAATGAGAAGTCGGCGATGGAGGGCTCGCCGAACAGGAAATCACCCGGCTCGCGTTGCAGCTGTTGTTCCAGGCACGCCATGATCGTCGGCCACTGGTGCCGGGCCTGCTCCGCCGACAGCTTGCTGGCGCTGCCGCCACTGAACAGCCCGGCGCGATCAGCGAGAAAGCCCTTGATGGCTTCCGGCGATAAACCGCTGAAGCGCACGGCAATCGACTCTGGCTGGAACACCAGGCTCACCGCATGCTGGAACACCACCGAATCGGCCCACGCCGCGAAGGTGGCGGCGATCATTTCCTGACCTTCGGGGAAAAACGCCGGCAGGGCCTTTTCCTGTTCCAGGCGGCGGGCGATCAACGCGGTGTCGCAATAGATGTCCGCACCGATCTGTAGCACCGGTGTCTTGCGGTAGCCGCCGGTCAGGGCGGTCAGGTCAGGCTTGGGCATCACCGGCGAGATCTTGACCGAACGCCAGGACAAGCCCTTGAAGCCCAGCAACAGGCGGGCCTTTTCGGCGAAAGGGGACGTCGGGTAATGATGAAGAATCAACACGGACATGCTCGGCTCCGCCGCTGCAATGGGAACCCGCAGCTTAACCCAGCGCTTTGCCGATTGGCCTGATGGGAACCCATCAGTCAGAGTGATAAGCCGCTGGCGTAGGTAGCCACCAGGCACTCCTTGGCGCTTTTGCGCAGTTTTTTGATCAACCGTTCCTGACGCAACGCTTCGCTTTTGTCGCGACAGGCTTCGGTGTAGACCAGCGCCATGGCCGGGCTGGACAGAAAGAAGCGCGCGCCTTTGCCACTCTGGTGCTTGGCGAACCGGCGCACGGGATCATCGCTGATCCCGCAGTAGAGCGAGCCATTGGCCGCCCGTACCAGGTAGACAAACCAGGGTTTGCTGACGGGGATCGGCTCGGCGACAACGTCGCAGGATTCGCTTGAGGTGTTCACGTGGCGATACAGGCTTGCAGGAAACAAGCCGCGATCTTATCAGCGACCGGCCTGAAATGCCTTCAACCCCTTCAGCGCCTGGGCGCGAACGGCATTGCGCACCAGCGGCGTCCAGCCCAGCAACAGGCCCTTGAACCCCAGGGCCTGACGCGACCACGCCCACAGGTCGAAGTGGTCGTGGTGCTCGCAGATCTTGCCATCGCGAAACACGAAACGCGCCTGGATGTCGTTGACCACGGTGTTGCCGGTCTGGCTGAACAGATACGTCGCCACCCAATGTGCACCACCGCCGCGCTCATCGCTGCGCACGCTGTCGAAGGTCAGGGAAAAATCCTTGGCCCGGGTGGTGAGCATCCGCCACATGTCGCCAGCATCACGCCCACGCAGCTCGCCAAACGCCGGGTCACTGAACACCACGTCGTCGGTGTAGCAGGCGCTCATCGCTTCGGCATCCAGACGCTGGAACGCCTGGTAGAACCGGGTGATCAGGGCGTTGTGGTCATCACTCATGGGCGGCCTCCTTGGAAAATGGTCAATTGGCCAGCACGATAATCTGCGGGGCCGCGAATAACCATGGCTATTCACTATAAAAATAGTGCCACCGAATACCCGCGAGTGTGGCCCCGCCGATTACAGATAGACGATATCCAGCGTGGCGCTGCCGTCCAATGACGTCTCGGTGGTGAGCACTCTGGGCTTGTTCAGGGTCGTCTGAACCGTCACATCGGCCAGGAATTCCTTCACGGCAACGGGTGCGTGATCCGGACTGCCGGGTGTGTTGACAGACCTCAACCAGCGAGGCTGCCAGATCTGGCCGGAAGACACCGGGAACCAGGTGCTGCCATCAACCGACTCCACAATCGGATGCAGCACACCATCCGCCATCGCCAGCTCCATGAACAAACGGTAAAACCCGAGTTTGTGGTTGTTTTCACCCAGGCCCAGGCCGAAGGAATCCGGACTGTTGTTCGACGCGCTATCTTCGCGATTATCAGTGCCCTGGATCGCAAAAAAAGTTGCCGCGTCACAATTGACGCCTAACTGCAGGGTCATCGCTGGCAATGGTTTGCTGGTGATGTCCTTGATGGAGATTTTCCCGTGATCGATCACACCGCCATTGGATAGCACGGGGGTGCAGGCACTCGGGGTGATCGTGCCCGTGACACTCAGGTCGACACTGGAGGCTGCATTCACATTCGAGGCTGCCAATATATACAAACTGGCTGCGATACAACTTAGACGATTTTTCATACTTCTCAATCCTGGTCGGAGGTTTTATTCAGTTGCGGTGACAGCGCAAAATATAAACCTGCAACAAACATCAAAAAATACAACTAATACGAAACTCCAGGACTGTAATAAAACTTGCGCAGAATTTAATGCACCATCCCGGAGTCTCGGGCGTAGGCAAACAAGTCGACATCCGTGGAAATACCGAGCCGTTGCATCGCCATGTTTTTTTGTTTACTGATGGTCGATACGCTGCGCTTGAAGTGGTCGGCAATCTCACTGACGGTCATGCCGCTGGCGAGCATTCTCACCACTTCGTGCTCTTTGGCCGATAACGAAGGCGGACCCGAGCGGGTTTCGGCGTTTGCCTGGAGCAGTACGGCGCGCAAGGATTCGCTGATGAACCGCCGCCCTTCGTGCACCGCCTTGATGGCCATGGGCAGCTCCTTCGCCGAAGCATCCTTGGCGATGATCGCCATCACCCCTTGAGCGAGCGCAGCCCGCAAGGCCATGACGTTGGTGAACATCGTCACCAGGATGATCGACGTTCCAGGGTGGTGACGCCGCACCATACTGAGCATCTTCAAGCCGTCAGCCTGTACGTTGCCCGGCATGCAGTAGTCGGTGATCAACAGCTCGCAGGTCGTGGTGGAAAGCAGGCTCAGCAGGCTGTCGGGCCCTTCTGCTTCCCCCACGATCACACAGGTGCCGCTCAGATCGGTGAGCATTCGCATGCCGATTCGAACGACAGGATGGTCGTCAGCAATGATTACGCGCATTGTCAGATTTATCCTGTTGGGTGACTGGAATGCGCGAAAAGTAGCGCCATCTTGTTGCCATCACAACGGCCAATCCGGCGCCAAAAAAAGCCTGACCCAATGTATTCAGGGCATCGCTCTTTATCCTATAAAACAATAAGAACTGCCCTACGTTACACAAGCGCGATGGACTACTTACAGAACCTACAGAACTTCCCTTCAAGCAATACAAACTGTAGTCCATCACAAACTTTCCCACATCGACTCAACCATTTTCGTATTAGTTGCATTTCACCCCGTTGTCCCGGTCGATAAATTGCGCCGAGCCCCACCGTGGGCAATCGCCAATCATTCGAGGAAAAGGCCATTCATGAACCATCGTTATTCCGGGCTGCTTGCCCCATTGCAAAACGAGTCTGTGTAACGCCGCCTGCAACCGGCCGCGTCGATTCCGGCATGACCCACTCCATCAAAGGACGACCCATCATGGACAGATACTCTTTTGCACTTTCGGCCAGCCTGCTGCTGGCTTTTACACCACCCGCGCTGGCCGCCAGCAGCACGGACCTGAGCATCACGGGCACCATCACGCCCAGCTCCTGCACGCCGTCGCTGTCGGATGGCGGCATCGTCGATCACGGCAAACTGACCTCGAAAAACCTCGACGCTCAATTGCCGACGCGTCTGCCGCCCGGCGAGCTGACCCTTCAGGTCGATTGTGAGGGCCCGACGTTGTTCACCCTGACCACCCTGGACAACCGCGCCGGCACCTCGGCCGTGATTGCCGCCTACCACGGCCTGGGCACCGTCAACGATGACCAGAACCTGGGCAGCGTGGGCTTCGGGATATTCGAACCCCAGGCCGACGACACCCCGGTGATCACCATCATGTCGCGCAACAACGGCGTCAGCTGGGGGCCTTCTTCCTATCTGGGCCACGCCGCGCTGACCGCATTCGCCAACCCGAGCGATCCGCGCACGCCCATTGCCGTGCAGCGCCTGAATGCGCGCCTGCGGGCCTCGACCATCATCGTCCCGGCCAAGGACCTGACCGTGCTCGACGAAGTGCCGATCGACGGGCACGTCACGATGCAAATCACCTACCGCTAAATCCGAACCTTTCACTCGTTTCGACTCAGGAGCCTCATCATGAACAAGACCCTCAACACCCTGCTCGGCGCCATGTTGCTCGTCGGCAGTGCCAGCGCCTTCGCCGCCTCCAGCGTCGACCTGACCGTCACCGGGATCATCACCCCCAGTGCCTGCGAACCGACCCTGTCCCAAGGCGGATTGGTGGATTACGGCAAGCTGTCGGCCAAGGACCTGAATGCTGACCGACCTACTGCGCTCGATACAAAAACCCTGCAGTTCATCCTCACTTGCGACGCCGCGACGCTCGCCGCCATTGAAGCCAAGGACAATCGTGACGGCACTGATTTCAACAACGACTCTATGGAGTACGGCCTGGGGCTGATCAATGGCGACGAAAAGCTTGGCGCCATGACGCTCAGATTGCTCTCACCCGTTGCCGACGACATCGGCGTCCGAACCGTTGCTTCCGAGGATGGTGGCGCCACTTGGTATGCAGAACGTTATCTCATGCGCAGCAATATTATGTCGGTCGCCGATGCCAGCGCGGTGACGCCTGTTCCTTTCCAGAGATGGACTTCCGATCTCCAGATTGCCCCGCGCATCGCTCCGACCAACCAACTGACTCTGACCAACGAAGTAGCCATCGACGGTTCCGTAACCATGACCGTGCGTTACCTGTAATTCAACGATGGACCGAGAGCGGCACGGACGTCCCTGCCGCCCTCACCTGCACCGAGCTGACAAGGATTTCAGACCGTTATGAAACATGCGACTTCACACCTGCTCGCCGTTCTTTGCCTGCTGAGCATCAGGCAAGAGGCGATGGCCGCTTCCGATGTCGAACTGAACGTGGTGGGCAGCATCACCCCCAACGCCTGCGACGTTCTGCTGTCGGATGACGGCATCGTCGACCACGGCATGGTGCCGGCGCGCAGCCTCAATCAGTACGAGTTGAGCCCCTTGCCCAGCCGGCAACTGGAACTGCACGTGAGCTGTAACGAAGCCCTGCTGTTCGTGCTCGTGGGCCGGGACAACCGCGCCGACTCCTCACTGGGGCCAGGGTTTTATTACGGTCTGGGATGGAACGCCCATGCCCCCGACGAACGTCTGGGGGCGGTGGGCCTGGCGTTGCGCAGCGCGGTCGCCGATGGCGGTCCGGCGCTGGTGTTGGCGTCCAGCAACCAGGGCCTCACCTGGTTCCCGGAAACCAATGTCTACCCCGACAACTACATGGGTTTCGCCAGGCCCGGCACGCTGGTGCCGGAACCCCATCGCCTGGTGACCGCCACGCTGCACATCAACACCTCGATCAATGCCGCAAGCTTCCTGACCCTGAACCAGGAAGTGCCGCTGGACGGCGCAATCGTGCTCGACCTGAGATACCTCTAGTCATGTTCGTTCTTTCATACAGGGCTTAACCATGAACCTTTTCAACGGCACTCGATGCCTGAGTCTGTACCTGGGCACCCTGGTCTTGCTTCTCGGCGGCCAGGTGCATGCCGACGGCATGGTGCCAGACACCTCGGTGGTCATCGTCAACGAAGCCGACGGCGAAGCCGCGGTGTCGGTGACCAATACCGACTCGACGCTGGCCTTGCTGCACGTCACCCTCGAAGACATCCCAGAGGACAAGGATCCGCTATTGTTCGTCACCCCGCCGCTGGCCCGGGTCGAGCCGTCCAAGAGCCAGTTGGTGCGTTTCATCCTGCAATCGTCTGCGCCCCTGACCACCCAGCGGCTCAAGCGGGTGATTTTCGAAGGCATGCCCCAGGACCGCCCGCCGGCACAGGCCGGGCATGCGCGGGTCGGTGTGACGGTGCGGCAGAACCTGCCGGTGATCCTCCATCCCAAAGGCCTGGCGCCCAACCGCACGCCCTGGACCGGCCTGGCCTGGAGCCTGAAAAACGACCGGCTCAGCGTGCACAACCCGACGCCCTACGTCGTGCGCCTGGCCCAGGAACTGACGTTGCTGCCCGGTAACGGTTCGGCGTTGTTGCCGCGCACCTATGTGCTGCCGGGGGAAACCCTGAGCGTGGCGACCGATGGTGCCGCCAGCACGCGGGTGCGGTTGCAGCCGGCCACGGTGTACGGCTTTGCCGTGCCGCATTTCGAGGCGCCGATCGGTTCCTGATCCACACATCACGACTGCGCGACGAAGGAACGCCAAGCGCTGAAGTTTCCGGGTGACGAGCCTCAGCCGTCGCCTCTCGCGTGCCTGACCCCGACAAACCGGTCAGGCCGGCATAACCCAAGTGAACCTCATGAACACAGTATCTATTTACCGTGACGGCGAAGCCGTGCCCGACATTCGGCGCCCGCGCACCCGCCGCAAAGGCTGGCGGACCCTGGCGGTCTTGCTGCTGGTCAACGCGCTGACGGTGCTCGACGCCCACGGAGATGAGTTGCTGCTCGCGCAGTTCGACACCAATACGCTGCGCCAGCGCGGCATTGATCCGGCCCTGGCGACCCTGCTGATGCAAGCGCCACGCTTCACCGCCGGCCGGCACTCGGTGACGCTGACCGTCAATGGCCAGCGCCAGGGGCGCGTCGACATCGCGTTCGATCGCCGGGGCGCGCTGTGCTTCGATCGCAGCTTGCTCGACAGGGCTAACCTCGTCGTGCCCGAGCCCACCCTGGGCGATGGCCGCTGCCACGATTTCCAGGGTGCCTGGCCACAAACGGCCATCGAGCAGGACCCGGCCAACCTGGCCCTGGCCCTGATCGTCCCCACCGACGCCATCCGCCCGACCGTGCGGGATGTATCGGGCTATCAGACCGGTGGCTTCGCCGCGCTGATCAACTACGACGTGACCGGTCAGCACAGCCGCTTTGGCGATGATTCGAGCCGCTATACCTCGGCCAATACCGAGCTGGGGTTCAATGCCGGCGACTGGATCGTGCGCAGCCGCCAGGTGCAGACCTGGCAGGACGATGTGTCCCGCACCACGCACATCGCCGCCTACGCCCAACGCACCTTCGCCCAGCACGAGGCGGTATTGCAGGCGGGCCAGATCAACCTCTACAACCCGGTGCTGGCCGGTGCCCAGATCACCGGCGTGCAAGTGCTCAACGAACAGGCCCTGCAAGTTGAAGGACAAGGCGCAGTCATCGAAGGCATCGCCAACAGCCAGGCGCAGGTCGAAGTCCGGCAGAACGGCTCGCTGATCTATTCCACCGTGGTTCCGGCCGGCCCGTTTGCCCTGAACAACGTCCGCCGGCTCAACACCCGTTCCGACGTGGAAGTCACGGTGAAGGAAGCGGACGGCAGCGAGCGCAGCTTCACCATCCCGGCCGCCATGCTCGGTGTCGGTTTGCCTGCGCCGGGGTTCTCCCTGGCCGCCGGCCGCGTGCGCAACATCGGCAACGAAGAGGCCGACGAACCCTGGGTGATCAGTGGCGGCTGGAGTGGCGCGCTGCATCCGCAAGTGCTGATCAGCGGCGGTGTGACCGGTGCTTCCGACTATCGCGCCGCCGGTGGCAGCCTCGGCCTGCTGCCCACCCCTGACACTCAGGTGCAAGCCACCCTGACCGGCGCGCAAGCCACCGGGCATGACGCCAGCCAGGGCCTTCAAGCCGACCTGAACCTATCGCATCGCCTGAGCGACAGTTGGGCGATGAATGCCGGCAGCTCCTATCGGACCCTGGGCTTTCGGGAGCTGGAAGAGGCGGCGTTCGACAGCACCGGCGATGACCGCAAATCGCGCTACCGCGACCAGCAGAGCGCGTCCCTGTCCTGGGCCCACCCGTGGCTCGGCGCCTTCAGCGGTGGTGCCAGCCGATCCAGCTCGTTCGATGGCCACAGCAGCAGCCGCGCCCTCGCGTCGTGGGGCACGACCATCGCCGGGGTGTCGGTCTCCGCGACAGCCGAATGGCAAGTCAGTGGCAGCGATCGCAACGATGACAGCGTCTACCTGAACCTCAGCATCCCGCTGGGCGAAACGCGCCGGGGACGCACCTGGGTGCGCAGCACCGGGGGTGAGTACCGCAGCGGCGTGGGGCTGAGCGAGCAGGTCAACGATCAACTGGCGTACCGCGTCGGGGTCGAGCACGACACCCGCGACAAACAGGTGCAGTCCACCGCCGGGGTATCGCTGCTGCCGCGCTACACCCAACTGGACCTGAACTACACCCGCGCCGATGCCGACCGCTCGAGCTATCAGGCCAGCGCCCGCGGCGGCGCCGTACTGCACGGTGGCGGCCTGACGCTGTCGCCGTATCCGATCAGCGACACCTTTGCCCTGCTCTCCGTCGGCGAGATGGGCGCGATCAAGGTGTCGACCCCCAGCGGGCCGGTCTGGACCGACTGGCAAGGCCAGGCCGTCGTGCCACAGCTTTCGGCCTACGGCAAAAGCCCGGTGGAAGTCGACACCAAGACCCTGCCGCGCAACGCCGACATCAGCAACGGCCTGGCGGTGGTTTCCGCCGGACGCGGGGCGGTCGACAAGGTCGAGTTCGGCGTCAACCTGACGCGCCGCGCCCTGCTCAAGGCCACCACCGCCAACGGC
This DNA window, taken from Pseudomonas sp. MYb118, encodes the following:
- a CDS encoding response regulator; this translates as MRVIIADDHPVVRIGMRMLTDLSGTCVIVGEAEGPDSLLSLLSTTTCELLITDYCMPGNVQADGLKMLSMVRRHHPGTSIILVTMFTNVMALRAALAQGVMAIIAKDASAKELPMAIKAVHEGRRFISESLRAVLLQANAETRSGPPSLSAKEHEVVRMLASGMTVSEIADHFKRSVSTISKQKNMAMQRLGISTDVDLFAYARDSGMVH
- a CDS encoding glutathione S-transferase family protein → MSVLILHHYPTSPFAEKARLLLGFKGLSWRSVKISPVMPKPDLTALTGGYRKTPVLQIGADIYCDTALIARRLEQEKALPAFFPEGQEMIAATFAAWADSVVFQHAVSLVFQPESIAVRFSGLSPEAIKGFLADRAGLFSGGSASKLSAEQARHQWPTIMACLEQQLQREPGDFLFGEPSIADFSLAHCLWFLKATPVTAPLVDTYPAVAAWHARVLGFGHGAPSEMTSEQALDVARNTAPAELPDESFEEPNGFAAGQQVIIAATDYGVDPVAGELLFAGREELILRREDERAGVVHVHFPRFGFRIEKR
- a CDS encoding GIY-YIG nuclease family protein — translated: MNTSSESCDVVAEPIPVSKPWFVYLVRAANGSLYCGISDDPVRRFAKHQSGKGARFFLSSPAMALVYTEACRDKSEALRQERLIKKLRKSAKECLVATYASGLSL
- a CDS encoding fimbria/pilus outer membrane usher protein; protein product: MNTVSIYRDGEAVPDIRRPRTRRKGWRTLAVLLLVNALTVLDAHGDELLLAQFDTNTLRQRGIDPALATLLMQAPRFTAGRHSVTLTVNGQRQGRVDIAFDRRGALCFDRSLLDRANLVVPEPTLGDGRCHDFQGAWPQTAIEQDPANLALALIVPTDAIRPTVRDVSGYQTGGFAALINYDVTGQHSRFGDDSSRYTSANTELGFNAGDWIVRSRQVQTWQDDVSRTTHIAAYAQRTFAQHEAVLQAGQINLYNPVLAGAQITGVQVLNEQALQVEGQGAVIEGIANSQAQVEVRQNGSLIYSTVVPAGPFALNNVRRLNTRSDVEVTVKEADGSERSFTIPAAMLGVGLPAPGFSLAAGRVRNIGNEEADEPWVISGGWSGALHPQVLISGGVTGASDYRAAGGSLGLLPTPDTQVQATLTGAQATGHDASQGLQADLNLSHRLSDSWAMNAGSSYRTLGFRELEEAAFDSTGDDRKSRYRDQQSASLSWAHPWLGAFSGGASRSSSFDGHSSSRALASWGTTIAGVSVSATAEWQVSGSDRNDDSVYLNLSIPLGETRRGRTWVRSTGGEYRSGVGLSEQVNDQLAYRVGVEHDTRDKQVQSTAGVSLLPRYTQLDLNYTRADADRSSYQASARGGAVLHGGGLTLSPYPISDTFALLSVGEMGAIKVSTPSGPVWTDWQGQAVVPQLSAYGKSPVEVDTKTLPRNADISNGLAVVSAGRGAVDKVEFGVNLTRRALLKATTANGAPLPRGASVNNQDGEFVTLVQEGGLVFLPNVLDTRALFIQAPGLERCELQFELPQDPDTDAYYETAPAKCRAL
- a CDS encoding nuclear transport factor 2 family protein; the encoded protein is MSDDHNALITRFYQAFQRLDAEAMSACYTDDVVFSDPAFGELRGRDAGDMWRMLTTRAKDFSLTFDSVRSDERGGGAHWVATYLFSQTGNTVVNDIQARFVFRDGKICEHHDHFDLWAWSRQALGFKGLLLGWTPLVRNAVRAQALKGLKAFQAGR
- a CDS encoding fimbria/pilus chaperone family protein; its protein translation is MNLFNGTRCLSLYLGTLVLLLGGQVHADGMVPDTSVVIVNEADGEAAVSVTNTDSTLALLHVTLEDIPEDKDPLLFVTPPLARVEPSKSQLVRFILQSSAPLTTQRLKRVIFEGMPQDRPPAQAGHARVGVTVRQNLPVILHPKGLAPNRTPWTGLAWSLKNDRLSVHNPTPYVVRLAQELTLLPGNGSALLPRTYVLPGETLSVATDGAASTRVRLQPATVYGFAVPHFEAPIGS
- a CDS encoding DUF1120 domain-containing protein, with translation MKNRLSCIAASLYILAASNVNAASSVDLSVTGTITPSACTPVLSNGGVIDHGKISIKDITSKPLPAMTLQLGVNCDAATFFAIQGTDNREDSASNNSPDSFGLGLGENNHKLGFYRLFMELAMADGVLHPIVESVDGSTWFPVSSGQIWQPRWLRSVNTPGSPDHAPVAVKEFLADVTVQTTLNKPRVLTTETSLDGSATLDIVYL
- a CDS encoding DUF1120 domain-containing protein, with the translated sequence MNKTLNTLLGAMLLVGSASAFAASSVDLTVTGIITPSACEPTLSQGGLVDYGKLSAKDLNADRPTALDTKTLQFILTCDAATLAAIEAKDNRDGTDFNNDSMEYGLGLINGDEKLGAMTLRLLSPVADDIGVRTVASEDGGATWYAERYLMRSNIMSVADASAVTPVPFQRWTSDLQIAPRIAPTNQLTLTNEVAIDGSVTMTVRYL
- a CDS encoding DUF1120 domain-containing protein, which produces MDRYSFALSASLLLAFTPPALAASSTDLSITGTITPSSCTPSLSDGGIVDHGKLTSKNLDAQLPTRLPPGELTLQVDCEGPTLFTLTTLDNRAGTSAVIAAYHGLGTVNDDQNLGSVGFGIFEPQADDTPVITIMSRNNGVSWGPSSYLGHAALTAFANPSDPRTPIAVQRLNARLRASTIIVPAKDLTVLDEVPIDGHVTMQITYR
- a CDS encoding glutaredoxin family protein, with protein sequence MLGSVLKKFLLILLVVVVYQNWGKIERVFNPSEVVSEQIQASANVVLYSTEWCGYCKLSRRFLDQKGIPYKEFDIEKDAQARKAYEALGGGGIPFIEVNGTLIRGYDPDAIMAALK
- a CDS encoding DUF1120 domain-containing protein produces the protein MAASDVELNVVGSITPNACDVLLSDDGIVDHGMVPARSLNQYELSPLPSRQLELHVSCNEALLFVLVGRDNRADSSLGPGFYYGLGWNAHAPDERLGAVGLALRSAVADGGPALVLASSNQGLTWFPETNVYPDNYMGFARPGTLVPEPHRLVTATLHINTSINAASFLTLNQEVPLDGAIVLDLRYL